From Nitrobacter sp. NHB1, a single genomic window includes:
- a CDS encoding M23 family metallopeptidase: protein MNTSRGGHRGRETGIIDLGHEPPLSADGSEAAVIDRRRVSVQWFSGTILTGLCGAALIGGAVFASLDGETTFARMPEHVEGALRGSFGAGDHQTSLHKSDRLPPPSEAAAAKHVIRVSTVTRAGNRDVMRVRPFVRVSGNLSMATSDLSAKIPPFNAQRLMADAGSHAPTAEDASDAAAAAAAEPDAEVSFVTRDLAPILPKAKIAATVPIDEVLMQVRDASNWRGNGGVRYTMADATADAAGATSSIKMAYAAEGGVDPYAGFEARIVPENVTLLPKTKEQLTGGNPVGERVHLVKKGDTVVSVLRDQGATTEEAQAIAATLGPRGRNGGLKEGQKLRILMAPAAPGQRLQPYRVIVANDSTIEAVAALSDLGKYVAVDVASMNSAGEIADNSDNDDDGSGVRLYQSVYETALRDKVPPAVIEDMVRIYSYDIDFQRKVQPGDSFDVFYAGDDEGTPATEKNEVLYTSLTVGGETKKYYRFQTPDDAIVDYYDETGKSAKKFLVRKPVASAIMRSGFGIRRHPILGYVKMHTGVDWATPYGTPIFAAGNGIVEKAEWEGGYGKYVRIKHNNGYETAYGHMSAFAKGMAPGKRVRQGQVIGFVGSTGRSTGPHVHYEILVNGRFVDPMRVRLPRGRSLEGPVLASFEKERNRLDAMMNSHNASALVSDAAGSPALPQARQVTNR, encoded by the coding sequence TTGAATACATCACGTGGTGGACATCGCGGGCGCGAGACCGGGATTATTGATCTCGGCCACGAGCCGCCGCTTTCCGCCGACGGATCCGAAGCCGCCGTGATCGACCGCCGCCGCGTCTCCGTGCAGTGGTTCAGCGGCACCATTCTCACAGGTCTGTGCGGCGCGGCTCTCATCGGCGGCGCCGTTTTTGCGTCGCTCGACGGCGAGACCACCTTTGCGAGGATGCCCGAGCACGTGGAGGGCGCGCTGCGCGGCTCGTTTGGAGCCGGCGACCATCAGACCAGCCTTCACAAGAGCGATCGCCTGCCACCGCCGAGCGAGGCCGCCGCCGCAAAGCACGTTATCCGTGTCTCGACTGTGACCCGCGCCGGCAACCGCGACGTGATGCGGGTTCGGCCCTTCGTTCGCGTATCCGGCAACCTGTCGATGGCGACCAGCGATCTCAGCGCGAAGATCCCGCCATTCAACGCCCAACGCCTGATGGCCGACGCCGGAAGCCACGCTCCGACCGCCGAAGATGCCAGCGACGCCGCCGCGGCGGCGGCAGCGGAGCCCGACGCCGAAGTCTCCTTTGTGACCCGCGATCTTGCGCCGATCCTGCCGAAGGCGAAGATCGCAGCAACCGTTCCGATCGATGAAGTCCTGATGCAGGTGCGCGATGCCTCGAACTGGCGCGGCAATGGCGGCGTGCGCTACACCATGGCCGACGCCACGGCCGACGCCGCCGGCGCAACGTCGAGCATCAAGATGGCCTACGCCGCGGAAGGTGGCGTCGATCCCTATGCCGGATTCGAGGCCCGCATCGTCCCTGAAAACGTGACGTTGCTCCCGAAGACCAAGGAGCAACTCACCGGCGGCAATCCGGTCGGCGAGCGCGTGCATCTGGTCAAGAAAGGCGACACCGTCGTCTCGGTGCTGCGGGACCAGGGCGCGACAACGGAAGAAGCGCAGGCGATCGCGGCGACGCTCGGGCCGCGCGGCCGCAACGGCGGTCTTAAGGAAGGGCAGAAACTGCGCATCCTGATGGCGCCTGCCGCTCCCGGCCAGCGACTTCAGCCCTATCGCGTGATCGTGGCGAACGATTCGACGATCGAGGCCGTCGCCGCGCTGTCGGATCTCGGCAAATACGTCGCCGTCGACGTCGCGAGCATGAATTCAGCAGGAGAGATCGCCGACAACAGTGACAACGACGACGATGGCAGCGGTGTCCGGCTTTATCAAAGCGTCTACGAGACCGCGCTACGCGACAAGGTGCCGCCTGCCGTCATCGAAGACATGGTCCGGATCTACTCCTACGACATCGATTTCCAGCGCAAGGTGCAGCCTGGCGATTCATTCGACGTCTTCTACGCCGGAGACGACGAAGGAACGCCGGCGACCGAGAAGAATGAAGTGCTTTATACCTCGCTCACCGTGGGCGGCGAAACCAAGAAATACTATCGCTTCCAGACCCCTGACGACGCCATCGTCGATTACTATGACGAGACCGGCAAGAGCGCGAAGAAATTCCTGGTCCGCAAACCGGTCGCCAGCGCCATCATGCGGTCCGGCTTCGGCATTCGTCGTCACCCCATCCTCGGCTATGTGAAAATGCATACCGGCGTCGACTGGGCTACACCGTACGGCACGCCGATCTTCGCAGCCGGCAATGGCATCGTCGAAAAGGCCGAATGGGAAGGCGGCTATGGCAAGTACGTCCGCATCAAGCACAACAACGGCTATGAAACCGCCTATGGTCACATGTCGGCCTTCGCGAAAGGCATGGCGCCCGGCAAGCGCGTGCGGCAGGGCCAGGTGATCGGTTTCGTCGGCTCGACCGGCCGCTCCACCGGCCCCCATGTGCACTACGAAATTCTGGTCAACGGCCGTTTCGTCGATCCGATGCGCGTCAGGCTCCCGCGCGGGCGATCACTGGAGGGTCCGGTCCTTGCCAGTTTCGAGAAGGAACGCAACCGGCTCGATGCGATGATGAACAGCCACAATGCCAGCGCCCTGGTGTCGGATGCCGCTGGCTCCCCTGCCCTGCCGCAGGCCCGGCAGGTCACCAACCGCTGA
- a CDS encoding glycerate kinase type-2 family protein, which produces MTDHRKLLRSIFDAAVAAAHPDDILDAYLPRPPKGRVICLAAGKSAAAMAAAAERHYLGAAGLDPARLTGVATTRHGHGVPTRRIEVIEAGHPVPDEASLRGADLSLKLASTANADDLLLVLLSGGGSANWIAPVDGVSLAQKQQVNRALLRSGAPVGDVNTVRRHLSRIKGGRLARAGRRAGIVTLAISDVPRDEPAAIASGPTVPDPTTLAHARALVEKYNLALDDAVIRALNDPVNESCKPGDPAFARARFEIIARPKTSLDAAIRIARDTGYEVLDLGADLEGEARDVAADHAKLALRARADGRKLAILSGGELTVTVRGNGRGGPNQEYALSLVSQLRDTPDISALAADTDGADGGAGNASDPAGAVIDARTFAAMRAQKLDPAAYLANNDATAFFAATGDLLLTGPTLTNVNDIRVILVDAV; this is translated from the coding sequence ATGACCGACCACCGCAAGCTGCTGCGTTCGATCTTCGATGCGGCTGTGGCAGCCGCGCATCCGGACGACATTCTCGATGCCTATTTGCCGCGACCGCCGAAAGGCCGCGTGATCTGCCTTGCCGCGGGAAAAAGCGCCGCCGCCATGGCGGCCGCCGCTGAACGGCACTACCTCGGCGCCGCCGGTCTCGATCCCGCGCGCTTGACCGGCGTCGCCACGACACGTCATGGCCACGGCGTGCCGACACGCCGCATTGAAGTGATCGAGGCAGGCCACCCCGTGCCCGACGAGGCAAGCTTGCGCGGCGCCGACCTCAGCCTGAAGCTCGCGAGCACCGCGAACGCCGACGACCTCCTGCTGGTGCTGCTGTCCGGGGGCGGCTCGGCGAACTGGATTGCGCCTGTGGACGGGGTGTCGTTGGCGCAGAAGCAGCAGGTCAACCGTGCCCTGCTCCGCTCCGGCGCCCCGGTCGGCGACGTCAACACGGTGCGCAGGCATCTGTCGCGGATCAAGGGCGGGCGACTGGCGCGGGCCGGCCGGCGCGCCGGGATCGTGACGCTGGCGATATCGGATGTGCCGCGCGACGAGCCGGCCGCCATTGCCTCCGGCCCGACCGTGCCCGATCCGACGACCTTGGCCCACGCCCGCGCGCTGGTGGAAAAATACAACCTCGCACTCGACGATGCCGTCATCCGTGCCCTGAACGATCCGGTCAATGAGAGCTGCAAGCCCGGCGATCCCGCCTTCGCGCGTGCCCGTTTCGAGATCATCGCGCGCCCCAAAACCTCGCTCGACGCCGCCATCAGGATCGCGCGCGATACCGGCTACGAGGTACTCGATCTCGGCGCCGATCTCGAAGGCGAGGCCCGCGATGTCGCCGCGGATCATGCGAAACTGGCGCTCCGGGCGCGCGCCGACGGCCGAAAGCTCGCCATCCTGTCGGGCGGCGAACTCACGGTCACGGTGCGCGGCAACGGACGCGGCGGGCCTAATCAGGAATATGCGCTGTCGCTCGTGTCACAGCTCAGAGACACGCCTGATATTTCCGCGCTGGCGGCCGACACCGACGGCGCCGACGGCGGCGCGGGCAACGCCTCCGATCCGGCCGGCGCCGTGATCGACGCCCGCACCTTCGCGGCGATGCGCGCGCAAAAGCTCGACCCTGCCGCCTATCTCGCCAACAACGATGCCACCGCCTTTTTCGCCGCCACCGGCGATCTGCTGCTGACCGGCCCGACGCTCACCAACGTCAATGACATCCGGGTCATCCTGGTGGATGCCGTCTGA
- a CDS encoding DUF3307 domain-containing protein — MLLPSLSSSIAVGPLAGWMAVLTVKHVIADFVLQNSWMAIGKDQKTGWALPLLAHCLVHLALALVLILVIAPRFWFIAFIDFAIHIVVDRVKGFCASTFNVTQEGQHPWFWTLIGVDQALHHLTGFGLSVVMAFNA, encoded by the coding sequence GTGCTGCTTCCCTCATTGTCGTCGTCGATCGCGGTGGGTCCGCTGGCTGGCTGGATGGCCGTGCTGACCGTCAAGCACGTGATTGCCGATTTCGTGTTGCAGAATTCCTGGATGGCGATCGGCAAGGATCAGAAGACCGGCTGGGCGCTGCCGCTGCTCGCGCACTGTCTCGTGCATTTGGCGCTGGCGCTGGTCCTGATCCTCGTCATCGCGCCGCGATTCTGGTTCATCGCATTTATCGATTTTGCGATCCATATCGTCGTGGATCGCGTCAAGGGGTTCTGCGCCTCCACCTTCAACGTGACGCAGGAGGGGCAGCATCCGTGGTTCTGGACGCTGATCGGCGTCGATCAGGCGCTGCACCATCTCACCGGCTTCGGCTTGTCCGTTGTCATGGCGTTCAACGCCTGA
- a CDS encoding DUF6537 domain-containing protein, with protein sequence MNPGAPKAAGALPAIRSIFAAVLGDDDNPVPALPAGLPDGVRPVAAEAVNRLIDYQGPSYAQLYVARLRRFIGRRNVDDAVFADIARLMAVRMAYDDVVRMAQLKLAGAAAGPGVPPDDVRKLRLDELVSSLPERVAGPVLRALEYPGWLHLPVTMRFSAASGFGRRRLRIKASLKRWRLSSLRYARERVWVERWLHMVDRSLTKQPAAVAAVVATAEMMQGHGEGYTQSLRDWNLIVDQIVKPTFDGTLACPDVAGAITEARAAVNSDPRQESLKRVIAGIRERAGAGP encoded by the coding sequence ATGAATCCCGGCGCTCCCAAAGCCGCCGGTGCTCTTCCCGCGATCCGCTCGATCTTCGCTGCTGTCCTCGGCGACGACGACAATCCAGTGCCGGCGCTGCCCGCTGGTCTGCCCGACGGGGTGAGGCCGGTCGCGGCCGAAGCCGTGAACCGCCTGATCGATTATCAGGGACCGAGCTACGCGCAGCTCTATGTCGCCCGGCTGAGGCGCTTCATCGGCCGGCGCAATGTCGATGACGCGGTATTCGCCGACATCGCGCGGCTGATGGCCGTGCGCATGGCTTACGACGACGTCGTCCGGATGGCGCAGCTCAAGCTTGCCGGAGCCGCGGCGGGTCCGGGCGTTCCGCCGGACGATGTCCGCAAGCTGCGTCTCGACGAACTGGTATCGTCGCTGCCGGAAAGAGTGGCCGGTCCCGTGCTGCGGGCATTGGAGTATCCGGGATGGCTGCACCTGCCCGTCACTATGCGGTTCAGCGCGGCAAGCGGCTTCGGGCGTCGCCGTCTCAGAATCAAAGCCTCGCTCAAGCGATGGCGGTTGTCCTCACTCCGCTATGCCAGGGAGCGCGTCTGGGTCGAGCGCTGGCTGCACATGGTCGATCGCAGCCTGACAAAGCAGCCTGCGGCAGTCGCCGCCGTGGTCGCGACGGCCGAGATGATGCAGGGCCATGGCGAGGGTTACACGCAGAGTTTGAGGGACTGGAATTTGATCGTCGACCAAATCGTCAAGCCGACGTTCGACGGCACGCTGGCCTGTCCGGATGTGGCCGGCGCCATAACCGAGGCCCGCGCAGCCGTGAATTCCGATCCGCGGCAGGAATCCTTGAAACGCGTCATCGCCGGGATCAGGGAGCGGGCCGGCGCCGGTCCTTAA
- a CDS encoding Crp/Fnr family transcriptional regulator, with protein sequence MDTSHLAEHLGTIGSLAASFFVVATYTMRTMIPLRVFGMLANLVLMITAISLHNVLQFGLHAGLFCLNGYRLHQMLLLVREVKKSVNGDLSMNWLKPFMTKRKCEAGDMLFYKDEKAETMLYIVSGRYRLVESGIELPVGSIVGELGMLSPSNERTQSLECIESGTVLSVSYRQVEELYVQNPEFGFYFLRLASARLFQNIGKLEERLADRTAPAAATPELA encoded by the coding sequence ATGGACACATCACATTTAGCCGAACATCTTGGAACCATCGGCAGTCTGGCCGCCTCGTTCTTCGTGGTCGCCACCTACACCATGCGGACCATGATTCCGCTCCGTGTCTTCGGCATGCTGGCCAATCTCGTGCTGATGATCACCGCGATCTCGCTTCACAACGTTCTGCAGTTCGGGCTTCACGCCGGGCTGTTTTGCCTTAACGGCTATCGCCTGCACCAGATGCTGCTGCTCGTGCGCGAAGTGAAGAAGTCCGTGAACGGCGACCTGTCGATGAACTGGCTGAAGCCCTTCATGACCAAACGCAAATGCGAGGCCGGCGACATGCTGTTCTACAAGGATGAGAAAGCCGAAACGATGCTCTACATCGTCAGCGGCCGCTATCGTCTGGTGGAGTCTGGCATCGAGCTTCCGGTCGGCTCCATTGTGGGTGAACTCGGGATGCTATCGCCTTCCAACGAGCGCACCCAGTCGCTCGAATGCATCGAAAGTGGCACGGTGCTCAGCGTCAGCTATCGCCAAGTGGAGGAGCTTTACGTCCAGAATCCCGAATTCGGCTTCTACTTCCTACGGCTGGCCAGCGCGCGGCTGTTTCAGAACATCGGCAAGCTCGAGGAGCGGCTCGCCGACCGTACGGCGCCGGCGGCCGCGACACCCGAGTTGGCATGA
- a CDS encoding cytochrome c oxidase assembly protein — translation MARRYRKHLNVLMPVVVVLGIMIGLVAYSPELYRVFCSATGYGGTTQRVYSDPTAVSGKTVTVRFDTNVAPGLPWRFEPEQRSVTVHLGEQKMVFFTAENLGNEPIVSHATYNVSPDTSGPYFKKIQCFCFNEERLDPHEKIEMPVVFFVDPAFAKDSDNKSVDTITLSYTLLRSVNPSESKNLSRFLPNAPPDPLHGKQLFSERCAACHALDADKAGPRLGGVVGRKAGTVSGYHYSPALNSAGLVWSPDNLEHWLADPKKLVPGSRMPVRVLDAPSRHDIVAYLQTVGQERNERAGSNPPAPGGEL, via the coding sequence ATGGCGCGGCGCTATCGTAAGCACCTGAACGTTCTCATGCCTGTCGTCGTCGTGCTTGGCATCATGATCGGGCTCGTGGCCTACTCGCCGGAGCTGTATCGTGTGTTCTGCAGTGCGACCGGATACGGAGGAACGACGCAGCGGGTGTATTCGGATCCGACCGCTGTCTCCGGCAAGACCGTCACCGTTAGGTTCGATACTAATGTCGCACCGGGTCTGCCGTGGCGGTTCGAGCCGGAACAGCGTTCCGTGACGGTTCATCTCGGGGAGCAGAAGATGGTTTTCTTCACGGCCGAGAATCTCGGCAATGAGCCGATCGTCAGCCATGCGACGTACAACGTCTCGCCGGACACCAGCGGTCCCTACTTCAAGAAAATACAGTGCTTCTGCTTCAACGAGGAGCGCCTCGACCCGCATGAGAAGATCGAAATGCCGGTTGTCTTTTTCGTCGATCCGGCCTTTGCCAAGGATTCGGACAACAAGTCGGTCGACACGATCACCCTGAGCTACACGCTTCTTCGTTCGGTGAATCCGTCGGAGAGCAAGAACCTGTCGCGCTTCCTGCCCAATGCGCCGCCTGATCCCCTCCATGGCAAGCAGCTTTTCAGCGAACGATGTGCCGCATGTCACGCGCTGGACGCCGACAAGGCAGGCCCTCGGCTGGGCGGCGTGGTCGGCCGCAAGGCAGGCACTGTCTCCGGCTATCACTATTCGCCGGCGCTCAACAGCGCCGGTCTGGTTTGGTCCCCAGACAATCTGGAGCATTGGCTGGCCGATCCGAAGAAACTCGTGCCCGGCTCCCGCATGCCGGTGCGCGTGCTCGACGCGCCCTCCCGCCACGATATCGTCGCGTATCTGCAGACGGTGGGCCAGGAGCGCAACGAGCGGGCCGGCTCGAACCCGCCCGCGCCCGGCGGAGAACTTTAG
- a CDS encoding PepSY domain-containing protein: MRTYILSLAAAVSLGAAAPAMAYDTGSLLSMDEALGVAMDIGLATVSDTEFAGNEWQIEGRDISGQYMEVDVDANTGEVLNVDR; this comes from the coding sequence ATGCGAACCTATATTCTGTCCCTGGCTGCCGCTGTCTCGCTCGGCGCGGCCGCCCCCGCGATGGCCTATGATACCGGTAGCCTTCTCTCGATGGATGAGGCGCTCGGCGTCGCGATGGATATCGGGCTTGCAACCGTGTCAGACACCGAGTTCGCCGGCAACGAATGGCAGATCGAGGGGCGTGACATATCCGGCCAGTATATGGAAGTCGACGTCGACGCCAACACCGGCGAGGTGCTGAACGTCGACCGGTAA
- a CDS encoding NnrS family protein: protein MAMSDVEKARNRPLAIWTIGFRPFFLMAGIWSAAALAGWIAMLTTGLTLPSRFDPLAWHIHEMLFGFVLAAIAGFLLTAIPNWTGRAPINGRPLAALAALWLAGRLACLMSASIPLWLAAATDLAFPFVLCAVCAREIVAGRNWRNMPMPLPIAVLGFADLLMYLELAGFSVPAGLGWRLALTAIIILISVVGGRIIPVFTRNWLVKQGAANLPAAHGRVDNVALGALHAGMIGWALFPAFAPVGGLLLLAAALNLWRLVRWRGIATGAEPLLIVLHVGYLWVVIGAALLGASMLTGHVAEAAAIHALTAGAIGTMVLGVMTRVSLGHTGRTLTADRTTAVIYLLVFLAAVARVAAAASGSLPVLIEISAMLWIGSFGLFALRYGPILLASRV, encoded by the coding sequence ATGGCCATGTCAGACGTGGAGAAGGCGAGAAACAGGCCGCTGGCGATCTGGACGATCGGCTTCAGACCGTTTTTTCTGATGGCCGGCATCTGGTCGGCGGCGGCGCTCGCCGGATGGATTGCCATGCTCACGACGGGGCTCACGCTCCCCAGTCGCTTCGATCCGCTGGCATGGCACATCCATGAAATGCTGTTCGGGTTCGTCCTGGCGGCAATCGCCGGCTTTTTGCTGACCGCAATCCCGAACTGGACCGGCCGGGCGCCGATCAACGGCCGGCCGCTTGCCGCGCTGGCGGCGTTATGGCTCGCGGGCCGCCTCGCGTGTCTCATGTCGGCGTCGATCCCGCTCTGGCTGGCCGCGGCAACGGATCTCGCCTTTCCGTTCGTGCTTTGCGCCGTCTGCGCCCGCGAGATCGTCGCCGGCCGCAATTGGCGCAACATGCCCATGCCGCTTCCTATTGCCGTTCTCGGTTTTGCCGACCTTCTGATGTATCTGGAGCTTGCCGGTTTCTCCGTGCCCGCGGGGCTGGGATGGCGCCTCGCCTTGACGGCGATCATCATCCTGATTTCGGTCGTCGGCGGACGGATCATTCCGGTGTTCACGCGCAACTGGCTCGTCAAACAAGGCGCGGCTAACCTTCCAGCCGCGCACGGCCGGGTCGATAACGTCGCACTCGGTGCGCTCCACGCCGGGATGATCGGTTGGGCGCTTTTTCCGGCGTTCGCGCCTGTCGGCGGGCTGCTGCTTCTCGCCGCTGCGCTTAATCTCTGGCGGCTCGTGCGCTGGCGCGGCATTGCCACCGGGGCCGAACCGCTGTTGATCGTTCTTCATGTCGGCTATCTCTGGGTCGTCATCGGCGCGGCTTTGTTGGGCGCATCGATGTTGACCGGTCATGTGGCGGAGGCTGCCGCGATCCACGCGCTGACCGCCGGCGCCATCGGCACCATGGTTCTTGGAGTGATGACCCGCGTTTCGCTCGGCCACACCGGCCGCACGCTCACGGCGGATCGGACCACCGCCGTGATCTATCTGCTTGTGTTCCTGGCCGCTGTGGCGCGCGTCGCTGCGGCGGCCAGTGGATCGCTTCCCGTGTTGATCGAGATTTCGGCGATGCTTTGGATCGGCAGCTTCGGCCTGTTCGCCCTGCGATATGGACCGATATTACTGGCGTCCCGCGTGTAG
- a CDS encoding response regulator, which produces MKPIVPVASAAVPGATPGDVLIVEDDAIIALDFEQTVAEFGVTSVRIASNVAQALAMIAERAPDFALLDIGLSEEKSFAVARRLAVLKIPFAFVTGYSGDRAFPLEYSDRPRLSKPFSRDELFAILSDWRSGDAG; this is translated from the coding sequence ATGAAGCCTATCGTTCCCGTTGCTTCGGCGGCGGTGCCAGGCGCCACCCCCGGCGACGTTTTGATCGTCGAGGACGATGCCATCATCGCACTCGACTTCGAGCAGACCGTCGCGGAGTTCGGCGTGACATCGGTCCGGATCGCCTCAAATGTCGCGCAAGCGCTGGCGATGATCGCCGAACGTGCTCCGGACTTTGCGCTTCTCGACATCGGGCTCTCCGAGGAAAAAAGCTTTGCTGTCGCTAGGCGGCTGGCCGTTCTGAAAATCCCGTTTGCCTTTGTGACCGGCTACAGTGGCGACAGGGCCTTTCCGCTGGAATATTCGGACCGGCCCAGACTCTCAAAACCGTTTTCGCGCGATGAACTGTTTGCGATTCTGTCGGATTGGCGAAGCGGCGACGCCGGATGA
- a CDS encoding Crp/Fnr family transcriptional regulator yields the protein MAAQQYLPTNHNRPFNNLLRRLSDADFKLIEPFLVTVTGASDDLLYNPGDNVEIVHFPCGPSLASYLVPNEDGRDVETILVGREGAVGGIVSHGFLPAYTRITIKVGGPFVRLRIAKLEAAKAKSPTLRNLFARYADCMLAQVFQSTACNAIHSIEQRTAKWILSAMERTDSDLVPLTHEQLSTMLGVGRSYASRVIQTFKAEGVLETRRGALLVRNRDALALRACLCNNAVKSHFEEVLRGVYPIEEAQPAQQPLSSAK from the coding sequence ATGGCCGCACAGCAATATCTACCGACGAACCATAATCGCCCGTTCAACAACCTCCTGCGCAGGCTCAGCGACGCCGATTTCAAGCTGATCGAACCATTTCTCGTCACCGTGACCGGAGCAAGCGACGACCTCCTCTACAATCCCGGGGACAATGTCGAGATCGTCCACTTCCCATGCGGACCGAGTCTTGCATCCTATCTCGTCCCCAACGAGGACGGCCGCGATGTCGAAACCATTCTGGTTGGGCGTGAGGGCGCTGTTGGCGGCATCGTCAGCCATGGATTTTTGCCGGCCTATACGCGGATCACGATCAAGGTCGGCGGCCCGTTTGTGCGATTGCGCATCGCCAAGCTGGAAGCCGCAAAAGCCAAATCGCCCACGCTGCGCAACCTGTTCGCACGCTATGCCGACTGCATGCTGGCCCAGGTTTTTCAGTCCACCGCCTGCAACGCCATCCATTCGATCGAGCAGCGCACGGCCAAGTGGATCCTCTCGGCGATGGAGCGGACCGACAGCGATCTCGTACCGCTCACCCACGAGCAGTTGTCGACCATGCTGGGGGTCGGCCGCAGCTACGCCAGCCGGGTAATCCAGACCTTCAAGGCCGAAGGTGTTCTGGAGACCCGGCGCGGCGCCCTCCTGGTGCGTAACCGCGATGCTTTGGCCCTCCGCGCCTGCCTCTGCAACAACGCGGTCAAAAGCCATTTCGAGGAGGTTTTACGGGGGGTTTACCCGATCGAAGAAGCACAACCTGCGCAGCAGCCCCTATCATCTGCAAAATGA
- the typA gene encoding translational GTPase TypA, whose translation MNLRNIAIIAHVDHGKTTLVDKLLQQSGTYRDNQRQVERAMDSNDLERERGITILAKCTSVHWEDTQINIVDTPGHADFGGEVERILSMVDGVIVLVDAAEGPMPQTKFVVSKALKLGLKPIVAINKVDRPDARVTEVVNEVFDLFAALDATDEQLDFPILYGSGKNGWMGNSPDASHDDRMKPLFELVIKHVAPPAVEEGPFRLLGTILEANPYLGRIITGRIASGSVKPNQSVKVLSRDGKVVETGRITKILAFRGLERQPVEFAEAGDIVAIAGLPKGTVADTFCDPSVETPIQAQAIDPPTVSMSFIVNNSPLAGTEGDKVTSRMIRDRLLREAEGNVALKVVEASDKDAMEVSGRGELQLAILIETMRREGFELSVSRPRVVLTKDENGQLLEPVEEVVIDVDEEFSGVVVQKMSERKAEMIEMRPSGGNRLRLVFYAPTRGLIGYQGELMTDTKGTAIMNRLFHNYLPYKGDIQGRRNGVLISNDQGEAVAYAMFKLEDRGPMMIEPGWKVYKGMIVGEHTRDNDLEINVLKGKQLNNIRTTSKDEAVRLTPPIRMTLEKALAYIEGDELVEVTPKSIRLRKKHLDANERKRAEKTKEMVA comes from the coding sequence ATGAACCTCCGTAACATCGCCATCATCGCCCACGTCGACCATGGCAAGACCACTCTCGTCGACAAGTTGCTGCAGCAGTCCGGCACCTATCGCGACAACCAGCGCCAAGTCGAACGCGCGATGGATTCCAACGATCTGGAACGAGAGCGTGGCATCACCATTCTCGCCAAGTGCACCTCGGTGCATTGGGAAGATACCCAGATCAACATCGTCGACACCCCTGGCCATGCCGACTTTGGCGGCGAGGTCGAGCGCATTTTGTCGATGGTCGATGGCGTGATCGTGCTGGTCGATGCTGCCGAAGGTCCGATGCCACAGACCAAATTCGTGGTCAGCAAGGCGCTGAAGCTTGGCCTCAAGCCGATCGTCGCGATCAACAAGGTCGATCGCCCGGACGCGCGCGTCACGGAAGTCGTCAACGAGGTGTTCGATCTGTTCGCCGCGCTCGATGCCACGGACGAACAGCTCGATTTTCCGATCCTCTACGGTTCCGGTAAGAACGGCTGGATGGGCAACTCTCCCGACGCCTCGCACGACGATCGCATGAAGCCGCTGTTCGAACTGGTGATCAAGCACGTTGCGCCGCCGGCGGTCGAGGAAGGCCCATTCCGCCTGCTCGGCACCATCCTCGAAGCCAACCCCTATCTCGGCCGTATCATCACCGGCCGCATCGCCTCCGGCTCGGTCAAGCCAAACCAGTCGGTGAAGGTGCTGTCGCGCGACGGCAAGGTGGTCGAGACCGGGCGTATCACGAAAATTCTCGCTTTCCGCGGCCTCGAGCGGCAGCCGGTGGAATTCGCCGAAGCCGGCGACATCGTCGCCATCGCAGGCCTGCCGAAAGGCACCGTCGCCGATACCTTCTGCGATCCCTCGGTGGAAACACCGATCCAGGCGCAGGCTATCGACCCCCCGACCGTCTCGATGTCGTTCATTGTCAACAACTCGCCGCTCGCCGGCACCGAAGGCGACAAGGTCACCAGTCGCATGATTCGCGACCGCCTGCTGCGCGAGGCCGAAGGTAACGTCGCGCTGAAGGTGGTCGAGGCCTCCGACAAGGATGCGATGGAGGTTTCCGGCCGCGGCGAATTGCAGCTCGCGATCCTGATCGAGACCATGCGCCGCGAAGGCTTTGAACTCTCGGTGTCACGTCCGCGCGTGGTGCTGACAAAGGATGAGAACGGCCAGCTGCTGGAGCCAGTCGAGGAAGTCGTCATCGACGTCGACGAGGAGTTCTCCGGCGTCGTCGTGCAGAAGATGAGCGAACGCAAGGCCGAGATGATCGAGATGCGTCCGTCCGGCGGCAACCGTCTGCGGCTGGTGTTCTACGCGCCGACCCGCGGCCTGATCGGCTATCAGGGCGAACTGATGACTGACACCAAGGGCACGGCTATCATGAACCGCCTGTTCCATAACTACCTGCCCTACAAGGGTGATATCCAGGGCCGCCGCAACGGCGTGCTGATCTCCAACGACCAGGGCGAAGCCGTTGCGTACGCCATGTTCAAGCTGGAAGATCGCGGCCCGATGATGATCGAGCCGGGCTGGAAGGTCTACAAGGGCATGATCGTCGGCGAGCACACCCGCGACAACGACCTCGAGATCAACGTGCTGAAGGGCAAGCAGCTCAACAATATCCGAACCACGTCGAAGGACGAGGCGGTGCGGCTGACGCCGCCGATCAGGATGACGCTGGAAAAAGCGCTGGCCTATATCGAGGGCGACGAGTTGGTCGAGGTGACGCCGAAGTCGATCCGCCTGCGCAAGAAGCACCTCGATGCCAACGAGCGCAAGCGCGCCGAGAAGACCAAGGAGATGGTGGCGTAA